A single window of Manduca sexta isolate Smith_Timp_Sample1 chromosome 15, JHU_Msex_v1.0, whole genome shotgun sequence DNA harbors:
- the LOC115451365 gene encoding reticulon-4-interacting protein 1, mitochondrial gives MSAVVLRAAARCTSSAAGGRMRAWRVHGYEPAEPRLEEARVPALRAPDELLVRVHAASVNPLDVAMLGGYGARVLNTLRAAEGGEGVEFPLVPGRDFVGVVERAGAAARLRRGERVWGVVPPHRQGTHAQYVVVRDSWAGPAPRALADAAAAGALYAGLTACGAVRAAAPRPRARVLLLGLGGVGHAALQLLVRERANVVVGCSPDLCARALQLGAVDALDRLAPDYDAQLERAGPFDAIVDCAGLGGWEASARRWRFGRYVTLTTPLLREADERGLGLGFASAALSLLAQNARACSAQSARPPGAAVWAPPHVRWVYFMPRAADIELLRRLAEAGQFSVCVERVYAWAAAREAYARAAGGGARGKLVLDFTDPTDPTQQ, from the exons ATGTCGGCGGTGGTGTTGCGCGCAGCCGCTCGGTGCACGAGCTCGGCGGCGGGCGGGCGCATGCGCGCGTGGCGGGTGCACGGCTACGAGCCCGCCGAGCCGCGGCTGGAGGAGGCGCGCGTGCCGGCGCTGCGCGCGCCCGACGAGCTGCTGGTGCGCGTGCACGCCGCCTCCGTCAACCCTCTCGACGTCGCCATGCTAG GCGGGTACGGCGCGCGCGTGCTGAACACGCTGCGCGCGGCGGAGGGCGGCGAGGGCGTGGAGTTCCCGCTGGTGCCGGGGCGCGACTTCGTGGGCGTGGTGGagcgcgcgggcgcggcggcgcggctgcggcgcggcgagcgcgtgTGGGGCGTGGTGCCGCCGCACCGGCAGGGCACGCACGCACAGTACGTCGTCGTACGCGACTCCTGG gcGGGGCCGGCGCCGCGCGCGCTGGcggacgcggcggcggcgggcgcgctgtACGCGGGGCTGACGGCGTGCGGCGCCGTGCGGGctgccgcgccgcgcccgcgcgctCGCGTGCTGCTGCTGGGGCTGGGCGGCGTGGGGCACGCGGCGCTGCAGCTGCTGGTGCGCGAGCGCGCGAACGTGGTGGTCGGCTGTTCGCCCGACCTGTGTGCGCGTGCGCTACAACTGGGCGCCGTCGACGCACTCGACCGTCTCGCGCCCGACTATGATGCGCAACTGGAACGTGCCGGCCC GTTCGACGCAATCGTGGACTGCGCCGGCCTCGGCGGTTGGGAAGCGAGCGCACGACGCTGGCGGTTCGGGCGCTATGTGACGCTGACGACTCCGTTATTGCGAGAGGCCGACGAGCGAGGATTGGGTTTGGGATTCGCATCGGCCGCACTGAGTTTGCTGGCGCAGAACGCGCGCGCCTGTAGTGCGCAGTCCGCGCGTCCGCCCGGCGCTGCCGTGTGGGCGCCCCCGCACGTGCGTTGGGTGTACTTCATGCCGCGCGCCGCGGACATCGAGCTGCTGCGGCGGCTGGCGGAGGCGGGGCAG TTCTCGGTGTGCGTGGAGCGCGTGTACGCGTGGGCGGCGGCGCGCGAGGCGTAcgcgcgcgcggcgggcggcggggcgCGCGGCAAGCTCGTGCTGGACTTCACCGACCCGACGGACCCGACACAACAGTAA
- the LOC115451360 gene encoding uncharacterized protein LOC115451360 yields MTAAVLTRCRVSSEQLDLLLSFMEDHPDFAAGKQSIYSRFSSCKLWRLLAERLNAVAAGSGGAHKSPDKWCRYWADIKYKARKKSAAGGALGDLSSAEERLQNIFNNGGRDITTGSGRRGSHSDEERKPTPLEDDMRSEDSATGGGEGTRLNTEELLAEAALRSALAAEKQAEAVVQAVDLLRDLVTLLRERVPAPSVAATHAAHAPHSAHAAHAAHPAPLVEHALAPLQHHVTQHLRL; encoded by the exons ATGACCGCCGCCGTTTTGACAAGGTGTAGAGTGAGTTCGGAACAACTGGATCTGCTTTTGTCGTTTATGGAAGATCATCCTGACTTTGCCGCGGGAAAACAATCTATTTACTCTCGATTTAGTTCGTGTAAGTTGTGGCGGCTTCTAGCGGAGCGCTTGAACGCGGTAGCTGCAGGCAGTGGCGGCGCACACAAATCTCCCGATAAGTGGTGTCGG TATTGGGCCGACATCAAATATAAAGCGCGAAAGAAGTctgcggcgggcggcgcgctcgGGGACCTGTCGAGCGCTGAGGAGCGTCTGCAGAACATATTCAACAACGGAGGACGGGATA TCACAACGGGTAGCGGTAGACGCGGCAGTCACTCAGACGAAGAACGCAAACCCACGCCTTTAGAGGACGACATGCGGTCTGAAGACTCTGCGACTGGTGGCGGCGAGGGTACACGCCTTAATACTGAGGAATTGCTCGCCGAAGCCGCATTACGTAGCGCACTTGCAGCAGAGAAACAAGCAGAGGCCGTAGTGCAAGCAGTGGATTTGTTGCGCGACCTGGTAACACTACTGCGCGAGCGCGTGCCTGCGCCGTCGGTCGCTgccacgcacgccgcgcacgcgccgcactCCGCGCACGCTGCCCACGCCGCTCATCCCGCGCCTCTCGTAGAGCATGCGCTGGCGCCGTTGCAGCACCACGTCACACAGCACCTCCGTCTCTAA
- the LOC119189394 gene encoding tryptophan--tRNA ligase, mitochondrial-like, with amino-acid sequence MTFIRRCIFPCNKYIQQCQNSFIIRKYSNKSEQSELIPSASEAAWPRRVVSGLQPTGTLHIGNYFGAVRRCVRLQDSGDDLMLFIADLHSLTTHQDPDSLHANTLELTAYLLASGVDPERSIMFVQSSVARHAELCWLLACLATNARLAHLPQYKEKSAKMKEVPIGLLLYPVLQAADVLVYRGTHVPVGIDQLQHLQVAAQLVRTFHHRYGRVFPTPQAILSGDGSERLRSLRDPTKKMSKSDSDPKSRILLSDPDSVIELKVRKAVTDFTPQVTFDPESRPGVSNLVMLHCLAEDKLPEEAVEEAEGLTTAQYKRVVASALCSAIRPVRERAARLLERPAVLRDVLRLGAARARVRADEVYEDVATRLGLSATVLADTARAAARRR; translated from the exons ATGACTTTTATCCGAAGGTGCATATTCCCTTGCAACAAATACATACAGCAATGTCAAAACAGTTTTATCATCAGGAAATACAGCAATAAG AGCGAGCAATCGGAGCTTATCCCATCCGCGAGCGAGGCGGCGTGGCCGCGGCGCGTGGTGTCGGGCTTGCAGCCGACAGGCACGCTGCACATCGGTAACTACTTCGGGGCAGTGCGCCGCTGCGTGCGGCTGCAGGACAGCGGTGACGATCTAATGCTTTTTATAGCTGACCTGCACTCGCTCACCACACACCAG GATCCAGATTCGTTGCACGCGAACACACTGGAGTTAACTGCGTACCTGCTGGCGAGTGGTGTGGATCCTGAACGCAGTATTATGTTTGTGCAATCATCAGTGGCGCGTCACGCAGAGCTCTGCTGGCTTCTTGCGTGCCTTGCCACCAATGCACGATTAGCTCATTTGCCACAATACAAAGAGAAGTCTGCCAAAATGAAAGAAGTCCCAATTGGTTTGTTACTATATCCTGTCCTtcag GCGGCAGACGTGCTGGTGTACCGCGGCACGCACGTGCCCGTGGGCATCGACCAACTGCAGCACCTGCAAGTGGCGGCGCAGCTCGTGCGCACCTTCCACCACCGCTACGGACGAGTTTTCCCCACGCCGCAAGCCATTCTATCAG GGGATGGTAGCGAGCGGTTGAGAAGTCTACGAGATCCTACCAAGAAAATGTCCAAATCGGACTCCGATCCCAAGTCGCGGATTCTGCTAAGCGACCCCGACTCTGTCATCGAACTGAAAGTGAGAAAAGCCGTAACCGATTTTACGCCTCAG GTGACGTTCGACCCGGAGTCGAGGCCGGGCGTGTCGAATCTGGTGATGTTACATTGCCTTGCCGAAGATAAGCTGCCCGAAGAGGCGGTGGAAGAAGCAGAGGGCTTGACAACAGCTCAATATAAGCGAGTCGTCGCCTCCGCGCTTTGCTCAGCCATACGTCCCGTGCGAGAGCGAGCCGCACGCCTGCTGGAGCGGCCCGCAGTGCTGCGCGACGTGCTGCGGCTGGGCGCGGCGAGAGCGCGCGTGCGCGCCGACGAGGTGTACGAGGACGTGGCAACGCGCCTGGGCCTTTCGGCGACTGTTCTGGCGGACACGGCGCGCGCCGCAGCTCGACGCCGATGA
- the LOC119189427 gene encoding uncharacterized protein LOC119189427 produces the protein MYLLSRGAFVHNMKRNIYRRIVVERGGAPAAAAAKPQFGAGDAPKPLARGCGWSWRRGRRGLAARRAAARTPPAAATRRPAPPPGTTTTRSSMAECASSGADADGVLRRCSGRRRCGRCGRRGRRGGHGRCGGRRRRGRPHPPARPAYRGRGGTHTANQVLPQQVLYDGGPDPDRSERVHGRVQRASRLTAARAHRPELARLVHDAVRHQADTGYPQVQGF, from the exons ATGTATTTGTTGTCTAGAGGCGCATTTGTACATAACATGAAACGTAATATTTATAGACGCATCGTCGTCGAACGAGGCGGTGCACCTGCAGCGGCGGCTGCTAAGCCTCAGTTCGGAGCTGGTGACGCTCCGAAACCACTTGCACGTGGGTGCGGGTGGAGctggcggcgcgggcggcgcgggctcGCAGCCCGCCGTGCCGCCGCGCGCACACCACCTGCCGCCGCCACCCGCCGCCCTGCCCCACCACCCGGCACCACCACCACCAG AAGCTCGATGGCGGAGTGCGCCAGCTCCGGCGCCGACGCCGACGGCGTCTTGCGCCGGTGCAGCGGGCGCCGGCGGTGCGGGcggtgcgggcggcgcgggcggcgcggcgggcacGGGCGGTGCGGTGGGAGGCGCCGACGTGGACGACCTCATCCACCTGCGCGGCCCGCTTACCGAGGACGCGGTGGTACGCACACTGCAAACCAGGTTCTACCACAACAAGTTCTAT ACGATGGTGGGCCCGATCCTGATCGCAGTGAACGCGTACACGGACGCGTGCAACGCGCGTCACGCTTgacggcggcgcgcgcgcaccggCCCGAGCTGGCGCGGCTCGTGCACGACGCCGTGCGACACCAGGCCGACACCGGCTACCCGCAGGTACAAGGCTTCTAG